From Peromyscus maniculatus bairdii isolate BWxNUB_F1_BW_parent chromosome 8, HU_Pman_BW_mat_3.1, whole genome shotgun sequence, a single genomic window includes:
- the Sppl2c gene encoding signal peptide peptidase-like 2C, which yields MLCLGSLLPVGSLLLLLLSPEARGEYGVVRIVSKNWSKDYCVLYSSDYVTLPRDLHHAPFLPLHDGTKTPWCPDEDSFHQAHDGSPRQRPLHQTTTMVMRGNCSFYTKGWLAQGQGAHGLLIVSRASDQQCSDTISKSQDPSKPRPALTIPVAVLRYTDLLDILRHTHGDTNIRVALYAPLEPIIDYNMAVIFILAVGTVAAGGYWAGLMESDQLQRHQARRGGGFGGRHQPQAGGAERFQRAQEDEDDDDTSVDFTPAMTGAVVTMSCSIMILLYFFYDCFVYVMIGIFGLGASTGLYSCLAPIVHHLPPWQNQWALPDRRAYMKLPLLLLAGLCATVTLLWVIYRNEDRWAWLLQDTLGVAYCLFVLRRVRLPTLKNCTSFLLALLAFDVFFVFVTPLFTKTGESIMVEVASGPADSLSHERLPMVLKVPRLSFSALTLCDQPFSILGFGDIVVPGFLVAYCHRFDVQIRSRQVYYVACTMAYAIGLLVTFVAMVIMEMGQPALLYLVSSTLLTSLAVAACRQELTLFWTGQGRAKIPAGPVAEPSMASAVSSKRKLEGATDSHRTNGFEEAADQEARDLDSNLGDDMSEMVTLSEDEATSPEGHSESSEGWSDANLDPGELSPGSPMALEELMPLAMLIPLIPPMPPPSELGRIHTQAQVHDASLPWMGLHRRKGLKVKKCPSTQAPL from the coding sequence ATGTTGTGCCTGGGTTCCCTCCTCCCCGTGggctcactcctcctcctcctcctcagccctgagGCCCGGGGGGAATACGGCGTGGTCCGCATTGTGTCAAAGAATTGGAGCAAGGACTATTGTGTCTTGTACAGCTCCGACTACGTCACTCTACCCCGGGACCTGCACCATGCCCCATTCCTGCCTCTGCATGACGGCACCAAGACACCATGGTGTCCGGATGAGGACTCCTTCCACCAGGCCCACGATGGCTCCCCTAGACAGCGACCCCTCCACCAGACTACTACCATGGTGATGCGTGGTAACTGCAGCTTCTACACCAAGGGCTGGCTGGCTCAGGGCCAAGGTGCCCACGGGCTGCTCATTGTGAGCCGGGCCAGCGATCAACAGTGTTCAGACACCATCTCCAAGTCCCAGGACCCCAGCAAACCCCGGCCTGCCCTCACCATCCCGGTGGCTGTGCTCCGCTATACCGACCTGTTGGACATCCTCAGACACACTCACGGTGACACCAATATCCGCGTAGCCTTGTACGCCCCCCTGGAGCCCATCATCGACTATAACATGGCAGTTATCTTCATACTGGCTGTGGGCACTGTTGCTGCAGGTGGCTACTGGGCTGGCCTGATGGAGTCGGACCAGCTGCAGAGGCACCAGGCCCGAAGAGGAGGGGGGTTTGGTGGTCGCCATCAGCCACAAGCGGGGGGAGCTGAGAGGTTCCAGAGGGCCCAGGAAGACGAAGATGATGATGATACGTCTGTGGATTTTACACCAGCCATGACGGGCGCTGTGGTCACCATGTCCTGCTCCATCATGATTCTGCTCTACTTCTTCTACGACTGCTTTGTCTACGTCATGATCGGGATCTTTGGTCTGGGTGCCAGTACTGGCCTCTACAGCTGCCTGGCACCCATAGTGCACCACCTGCCCCCGTGGCAAAACCAATGGGCACTGCCTGACCGCCGGGCTTACATGAAGTTGCCATTACTACTGCTGGCAGGCCTGTGTGCCACGGTGACTCTTCTCTGGGTCATCTACCGCAACGAGGACCGTTGGGCATGGCTCCTGCAGGACACCTTGGGGGTTGCCTACTGCCTTTTTGTGCTGAGGCGGGTGCGGCTGCCCACGCTCAAGAACTGCACCTCCTTCCTGCTGGCCCTGCTGGCCTTCGATGTCTTCTTTGTCTTCGTCACACCCCTCTTCACCAAGACTGGCGAGAGCATCATGGTGGAAGTGGCCTCAGGCCCAGCAGACTCTTTGAGCCATGAGAGGCTGCCCATGGTGCTCAAAGTGCCCCGACTGAGCTTCTCAGCCTTGACGTTGTGTGACCAGCCTTTCTCCATCCTTGGCTTTGGTGACATCGTCGTCCCCGGCTTCCTGGTGGCCTACTGTCATCGCTTTGATGTGCAAATCCGCTCTCGCCAGGTATACTATGTGGCCTGTACAATGGCCTATGCCATAGGCCTGCTGGTCACCTTCGTTGCCATGGTCATCATGGAGATGGGCCAGCCTGCTCTGCTGTACTTAGTGTCTAGCACCCTGCTTACCAGTCTTGCCGTGGCCGCCTGCCGCCAAGAGCTTACCCTTTTCTGGACTGGCCAGGGCAGAGCCAAGATCCCTGCTGGGCCCGTGGCAGagccctccatggcttctgcggTAAGCTCCAAGCGGAAGCTGGAGGGTGCGACAGATTCCCATAGAACCAACGGGTTTGAGGAGGCCGCCGACCAAGAGGCAAGGGACTTAGACAGCAACCTTGGGGATGACATGTCAGAGATGGTCACCCTCTCTGAGGACGAAGCCACAAGTCCAGAGGGCCACAGTGAGAGCTCCGAAGGCTGGAGTGATGCCAACTTGGATCCTGGTGAACTATCCCCTGGTTCCCCCATGGCCCTGGAGGAGCTGATGCCTCTGGCCATGTTGATACCACTGATCCCACCAATGCCACCCCCCTCAGAGCTGGGTCGCATCCACACCCAGGCTCAGGTCCACGATGCCAGCCTGCCCTGGATGGGTCTGCATAGGAGAAAGGGCTTGAAAGTGAAGAAGTGCCCGTCAACCCAAGCTCCCCTATGA